A portion of the Fulvia fulva chromosome 1, complete sequence genome contains these proteins:
- a CDS encoding Homoisocitrate dehydrogenase, producing MASKTLRIGLIAGDGIGREVIPAGRRLLEALPSSLGLKFSFVDLDAGFETFQKTGVALPDKTVETLKKECDGALFGAVSSPTTPTKGYSSPIVALRKKLDLYANVRPVKSVVPTPAFPDPIDIVIVRENTQDLYVKEEKTYEGPNGNIIAEAIKRIDKHASSRIATMAGEIAIRRQRVRESTGENNRKSMVTITHKSNVMSQTDGLFRQSARTALEEVKFKNAGVIIDEQIVDSMAYKLVREPGTYDVVVAPNLYGDILSDLAAALVGSLGLVPSANVGDGFAIGEPCHGSAPDIQGKGIANPIATLRSVALMLEFMNQEEAAARIYQAVDGNLADGKLLSPDMGGSANTEEVLNDVIRRL from the exons ATGGCCTCCAAAACATTGAGAATCGGCCTGATCGCAGGCGATGGCATTGGTCGCGAGGTCATTCCAGCTGGACGTCGCCTGCTTGAGGCATTACCGAGCTCGCTTGGCCTCAAGTTCTCCTTCGTAGACCTCGATGCTGGCTTCGAGACATTCCAGAAGACTGGCGTAGCGTTGCCTGATAAGACGGTCGAGACGCTGAAGAAGGAGTGCGATGGTGCTCTCTTTGGTGCTGTAAG CTCGCCGACAACACCTACCAAAGGCTACAGCAGCCCCATCGTTGCCCTCCGCAAGAAGCTCGACCTGTACGCCAACGTCCGACCTGTCAAGTCTGTCGTGCCCACACCAGCCTTCCCAGACCCCATCGACATTGTCATTGTCCGTGAGAACACTCAAGATCTCTACGTCAAAGAGGAGAAGACATACGAGGGACCCAATGGCAATATCATTGCGGAAGCAATCAAGCGTATCGACAAGCATGCCTCATCACGGATAGCAACAATGGCTGGCGAGATCGCCATCCGGAGGCAGCGTGTTCGTGAGTCAACGGGAGAGAACAACAGGAAGTCGATGGTCACAATCACACACAAGAGCAACGTCATGTCGCAAACGGATGGACTGTTCCGTCAGTCAGCACGTACTGCGTTGGAGGAGGTCAAGTTCAAGAACGCGGGCGTCATCATTGATGAGCAGATTGTCGACTCAATGGCATACAAGCTTGTCCGGGAGCCAGGCACGTACGATGTCGTGGTCGCACCAAACCTCTACGGAGACATCCTTTCGGATCTGGCGGCGGCGTTGGTAGGATCTCTCGGACTCGTGCCTTCAGCAAACGTCGGTGACGGCTTTGCGATTGGTGAGCCCTGCCATGGCTCTGCTCCAGACATCCAGGGCAAGGGCATTGCCAACCCCATCGCGACGTTGAGAAGTGTTGCACTCATGCTTGAGTTCATGAACCAGGAGGAAGCTGCTGCCAGGATCTATCAGGCAGTAGACGGTAACTTGGCAGATGGCAAGCTGTTGAGCCCTGATATGGGCGGTAGCGCAAACACTGAGGAGGTGCTCAACGATGTGATCAGGCGCTTGTAA
- a CDS encoding pH-response regulator protein palC yields MPFPFTLPTTSSVLLSDYFDSVTHPSLPLSATTRRSVLKDALKKHKRLPPQAQATNLSTVQDAVASYLPYLLALNTGSGYRDIGPEKLDVEVKKPLETEWRSTLSAALPGRENPRPKLVGLHHEAAFTLSTLAYVHSLLARAQMRMLFGGAVLSAEQRTGTIGAAMKHLLDAYAIHTYLLSLPSISAAKDAPVDIQPSTISALASLVLAEATIIVVAKDDPYTAAVADDRNEGNTDWMFKAPSIPKVRAHLFARICLAAGEHATNAHGLLARGSGGKIDEDLIKYASDLRRTARGKAARFLAIDSELSGKTGEGLAWLKGAKKELNLAADLEDGKRKGLRGLKQTWQERREDRKVSKGGEWGMDAGRFEEARVVEMLENKWDKENSTINVQLVPPFEPLLANMPSGREYHTPQPYVPPTLDQDVFVRMRAPPEPEEAVFRGEEEDSGDEEGYGGVVEPVGAFPGTGEEYGRSGTSNSYY; encoded by the coding sequence ATGCCATTCCCCTTCACACTCCCAACAACCAGCTCCGTCCTGCTATCCGACTACTTCGACAGCGTAACACATCCCTCACTCCCACTATCCGCAACAACACGTCGCAGCGTCCTAAAGGATGCCCTCAAAAAGCACAAACGGCTCCCGCCCCAAGCCCAAGCCACAAACCTCTCCACCGTGCAGGACGCAGTAGCCAGCTACCTCCCATACCTCCTGGCCCTAAACACTGGCTCCGGCTACCGCGACATCGGACCGGAAAAGTTAGATGTCGAAGTGAAGAAACCACTCGAGACCGAATGGCGGAGCACGCTCTCTGCTGCGCTCCCTGGACGGGAAAATCCTCGTCCGAAACTGGTAGGTCTGCATCATGAGGCTGCTTTTACGCTGTCGACGTTGGCGTATGTGCATTCGCTGCTTGCGAGGGCGCAGATGCGGATGTTGTTTGGTGGGGCGGTGTTGTCGGCGGAGCAGCGGACGGGGACGATTGGAGCGGCGATGAAGCATTTACTTGATGCGTATGCTATACATACGTACCTCCTATCGCTCCCTTCAATTTCTGCTGCTAAGGATGCGCCGGTTGATATCCAGCCTTCGACCATATCGGCGTTGGCTTCGTTGGTACTGGCGGAGGCGACGATTATCGTTGTGGCGAAAGACGACCCTTACACAGCTGCAGTCGCCGACGATAGGAATGAGGGGAACACGGATTGGATGTTCAAAGCGCCCTCGATCCCCAAAGTGCGAGCTCACCTGTTCGCGAGGATATGTCTCGCCGCTGGAGAACACGCAACCAACGCACACGGCCTCCTCGCCCGCGGCAGCGGCGGCAAAATCGATGAAGATCTGATTAAATACGCCAGCGACTTACGCCGCACTGCTCGCGGCAAGGCAGCACGCTTTCTAGCCATCGACTCCGAGCTCTCAGGAAAAACCGGCGAAGGCCTAGCCTGGCTAAAAGGCGCGAAAAAAGAACTCAACCTCGCCGCCGACCTAGAAGACGGCAAACGCAAAGGCCTACGAGGCCTCAAACAAACCTGGCAAGAACGTCGCGAAGACCGTAAAGTCTCCAAGGGCGGCGAATGGGGCATGGATGCAGGCCGTTTCGAAGAGGCTAGAGTCGTGGAGATGCTTGAGAACAAGTGGGATAAGGAGAATAGCACGATTAACGTGCAGCTAGTCCCGCCTTTCGAGCCTTTGCTGGCGAATATGCCCTCGGGGAGGGAGTATCATACGCCACAGCCGTACGTGCCGCCGACGTTGGATCAGGATGTGTTTGTGAGGATGAGGGCGCCGCCGGAGCCGGAGGAGGCGGTGTTTAGGGGGGAGGAGGAGGATAGTGGGGATGAGGAGGGGTATGGTGGTGTGGTGGAGCCTGTTGGGGCGTTTCCTGGGACGGGGGAAGAGTATGGACGTAGTGGTACGAGCAATAGTTACTACTGA
- a CDS encoding Signal peptidase complex subunit SPC2 encodes MSDSRISPYSLNDLKNTTDDALGNYLRGLSFKQDNSKLDVRLALGYVAVIIAGATFAADYKLGWEATKYWTAVAVAAYAILNGALTYWIWAVEQGLVFEGTHGGTKVSIAAKTKKHDPTYYLTVSTTKPNAPATSRQLQAPFTTWFTADGYFVAKPFQQWIASSIEEVGDVDLKNANRDERDELAAPTAKVELLQSGDGGVDVTGNDSKAKGSKRSKREV; translated from the exons ATGTCAGATTCACGCATATCACCGTACTCGCTCAATGACCTCAAGAACACGACCGACGACGCTCTGGGCAACTACCTTCGAGGACTCTCCTTCAAGCAGGACAACAGCAAACTTGATGTACGACTGGCACTGGGCTATGTCGCCGTCATAATAGCAGGCGCAACCTTTGCCGCAGATTACAAGCTGGGCTGGGAAGCGACAAAGTACTGGACAGCTGTAGCAGTGGCCGCTTACGCAATTCTCAACGGCGCCCTTACATACTGGATATGGGCTGTAGAGCAGGGGCTGGTCTTTGAGGGCACACATGGAGGCACGAAG GTCTCAATTGCTGCAAAGACGAAGAAGCACGACCCAACATACTACCTCACCGTGTCAACGACAAAACCGAACGCACCAGCCACTTCTCGCCAGCTCCAAGCACCTTTCACGACATGGTTTACCGCAGACGGCTATTTTGTCGCGAAGCCGTTCCAACAATGGATCGCTTCGAGCATTGAGGAAGTTGGAGATGTGGACTTGAAGAACGCGAACAGGGACGAGAGGGATGAGCTCGCCGCTCCTACTGCCAAAGTAGAGTTGCTGCAGAGTGGTGATGGCGGTGTGGACGTTACTGGCAACGATAGCAAAGCGAAAGGCAGCAAGAGATCGAAGAGGGAGGTCTGA
- a CDS encoding 2-hydroxyhexa-2,4-dienoate hydratase, translating into MSSMRSLLSTRAQLLCRSSSHKISSSSRRWYPAANDIEGMLQEKEKWENVPGDIRKLAVFAEHARAHNYQIPLLSKAQHGDFDQKKAYHIASAIRKLREMNGEVVAGRKIGFTNRNIWPEYGIDASNWSYVYQNTVVDLPEKNELSEGKVVLANITHLNAMEPKIEPEIIFGLKSTITSSMSDVELLRSIDWVAHGFEIVASIYPHWKFTAADTTAGFALHGLLLVGPRLWLKNGHDEEALLDSLRNFKVELLRNGEKVDQGMGSNVLGSPINALRHLAELLEKDEFNNTVEAGEVVTTGTLTRALEIKNGDLWSTKLEGIDLPGLEVSFKLQ; encoded by the coding sequence ATGTCTTCAATGCGTTCGCTTTTGAGCACGCGAGCGCAACTCTTGTGCAGATCAAGCAGCCACAAGATCTCATCTTCATCACGACGATGGTATCCTGCCGCCAACGATATAGAAGGCATGCTCCAGGAGAAAGAAAAGTGGGAGAACGTTCCAGGTGACATACGAAAACTGGCAGTATTCGCAGAACATGCTCGCGCACACAACTACCAGATTCCTCTTCTATCCAAGGCTCAACACGGCGATTTTGATCAGAAGAAGGCATACCACATTGCATCAGCCATTCGAAAGCTGCGGGAGATGAACGGTGAAGTTGTGGCCGGACGAAAAATCGGCTTCACCAACCGGAACATCTGGCCTGAGTATGGAATCGATGCGAGCAATTGGTCATATGTCTATCAGAACACCGTCGTGGACCTACCGGAGAAGAACGAGCTGAGCGAAGGCAAGGTTGTGCTCGCCAACATAACTCATCTCAACGCGATGGAACCTAAGATTGAACCCGAGATCATCTTCGGGCTGAAGAGCACCATTACTTCTTCCATGAGCGATGTGGAGCTGTTACGCAGTATAGACTGGGTAGCCCATGGCTTCGAAATTGTGGCTTCGATCTACCCGCATTGGAAGTTCACCGCTGCAGACACGACTGCGGGATTCGCACTTCACGGCCTGCTGCTTGTTGGACCAAGGCTGTGGCTGAAGAATGGACATGatgaagaagctctactagacaGCCTCCGCAACTTCAAGGTCGAATTGCTGCGCAATGGCGAGAAAGTCGACCAAGGAATGGGTAGCAATGTACTCGGAAGCCCAATCAATGCACTTCGACACCTAGCCGAGCTGCTGGAGAAGGACGAATTCAACAACACCGTCGAAGCTGGAGAGGTTGTTACTACAGGGACATTGACTCGAGCGTTGGAAATCAAGAACGGTGATCTGTGGTCGACGAAGCTTGAAGGCATCGATCTACCTGGTCTGGAAGTTTCGTTCAAGCTGCAATAA
- a CDS encoding ER membrane protein complex subunit 3, translating to MAGPVEQQIHRDPALFYWILLPITVVMILTGILRHYLSTLLQTTPKKQALAKIREQRSLMRAQALRANHQQISKPAFERRKDFFIGGVKDGRFLADLENRGKAKPNPMSDPAMMEGMMGMMKGNVAMMVPQSLIMGWINAFFSGYVIMKLPFPLTPQFKQMLQAGVGTRDLDVRWVSSLSWYFLTLFGLQPVYNFILGNNNAANMATQQMAQAQMGQNPMGGQEDPDKIFQNEIENLEVIEHRYILDGIEDRLLAKLGA from the exons ATGGCTGGCCCCGTAGAACAGCAGATCCATCGGGATCCTGCTCTCTT CTACTGGATTCTCCTACCCATCACCGTAGTCATGATTCTGACCGGCATCCTGCGCCACTACCTCTCGACGCTCCTACAGACCACGCCAAAGAAGCAAGCCCTGGCTAAGATCCGCGAACAGCGCTCGCTCATGCGCGCCCAAGCCCTCCGCGCAAACCACCAACAGATTTCGAAACCAGCCTTCGAGCGCCGGAAAGATTTCTTCATAGGCGGTGTGAAAGATGGCAGATTCCTCGCAGACCTGGAGAATAGAGGGAAGGCAAAGCCAAACCCTATGAGTGATCCGGCTATGATGGAGGGCATGATGGGCATGATGAAGGGGAATGTTGCCATGATGGTGCCGCAGAGCTTGATCATGGGCTGGATTAATGCTTTCTTCTCTGGCTATGTCATCA TGAAACTGCCGTTCCCACTCACGCCGCAGTTCAAGCAAATGCTACAGGCAGGAGTCGGCACAAGAGATCTGGATGTGCGGTGGGTGTCCAGCTTGAGCTGGTACTTCCTGACTCTGTTCGGGCTGCAACCAGTGTACAACTTCATCCTTGGCAACAATAATG CTGCCAATATGGCTACACAACAGATGGCACAAGCTCAAATGGGACAGAATCCCATGGGTGGCCAGGAAGACCCGGATAAGATCTTCCAGAATGAGATCGAGAACCTAGAAGTCATCGAACACCGGTACATTCTCGATGGCATAGAAGATAGATTGCTGGCCAAGCTCGGCGCATAA
- a CDS encoding Endosomal protein P24B yields MAILGLFLSLLSLFALSHAHNIQLRAHSRECFHEELHKDDKMTVIFQVGDREFGGSGNLDIDFWIKSPTGNNIIDQRTVSSGDHSFDAREDGRYAYCFSNEHWSANTKEVSFNVHGIVYVPESDAPLDPLEKEIRILSDHIAQVRDEQSYMVLRERIHRNTAESTNARVKWWSIFQLGVLIGEGVFQVWWLKRFFEVKSPGQPSFNRGALG; encoded by the exons ATGGCGATCTTAGGTCTCTTTCTCTCGCTGCTGTCCCTCTTCGCCCTCAGCCATGCGCACAACATCCAGCTGCGAGCACACTCGCGAGAGTGCTTCCACGAGGAGCTGCACAAGGACGACAAGATGACCGTCATCTTCCAGGTCGGCGATAGGGAATTCGGTGGAAGTGGCAACTTGGACATCGACTTCTGGATCAAGTCACCCACCGGCAACAACATCATCGACCAGCGAACCGTCAGCTCCGGCGACCACTCCTTCGACGCAAGAGAAGATGGGAGATACGCATACTGCTTTAGCAACGAGCATTGGTCCGCGAACACGAAGGAGGTCAGCTTCAATGTGCACGGTATAGTCTACGTGCCGGAGAGTGATGCTCCATTGGATCCACTCGAGAAAGAGA TTCGCATCCTGTCGGATCACATAGCGCAAGTCAGGGACGAGCAATCATACATGGTACTCCGAGAACGCATTCACCGCAACACCGCAGAGAGCACAAACGCTCGTGTCAAGTGGTGGAGCATCTTCCAGCTGGGTGTGTTGATCGGAGAGGGCGTGTTCCAGGTGTGGTGGTTGAAACGTTTCTTCGAGGTCAAGTCGCCCGGTCAGCCTTCGTTCAACAGAGGTGCGCTTGGCTAA